The segment GCTCATGCGGCGCTTTGAAACTTACCGAAAGACAAAACGGTTGCTTACCTGAGTAACCATCAAGAAAGGTTTGAATAGCATTACTAAGTGTATCAGTGTCATGCAGCCTTCTTCCATTCTCAAACGTTTGAATATAATCCGGCTGCATTTTGCCGCCATCTTCGGTATTAACCCAGAAATCATATTGTTCTTTTGGTGGAGCAGTACCAATTCCATACTTGCCGATAAAACCAACCTGATAGCCGTTTTGCTTTAACAGATAAGGATAGGTAGCTGTTAAAACATCTTTCGACATATCAGTCACAAAATCATTTATCTTATGTTTGTTTTGATACGCTCCCGTTAAAATACTTGCTCTGCTTACACAGCAAATAGAAGTGGTAACATATGCATTTCGGAAAAGAATGCCATTATTAGCAAGATTATCCAGGTTGGGTGTTTTCAGAATGGTATTACCCATAACACCCAATGCATCCCAGCGTTGATCATCTGTTAAAATGAAAATGATATTGGGTTTATTGCTTTGAGCCAAAAGTAACAATGGCAAAAAGACAATGTAAACGATCAACAAAAGCGATTTCATAATTGGCTTCACCATCGTAATTTTTTAATATTTCACCCATCATATTCGTGAATGGAAATCTACATGATTATTCAAATGAATGTATTCACTGGTTATAACTTTAATACTTCACTGCCTGCCAATAAAAACGCACCTGTTCCATAATTCTGCCAGCTGTCGGCCGTTGCCGGCCCGGGATCAGCACCAATATTCTGAACCCATCCAACCTTTCCGCTTCCCTGTTGGCAAGCTAACATTGCATTCCACGCTTTTAAAACAGCAGGCTGATATTCTGCCTTGCTTAAAAGTCCATTATTAATACCCCATGCTAAAGCAAAAGTGTAAAGGCCACTTCCACTTACTTCACCGTGATTATATGATTCAGGATACAATAAACTTGTTCTCCATAATCCATCTTCATGCTGAATGCTTTTGATTTTCTGTGACATTTCTTTAAATAAATTTTCATAAAAGGGTCTGTTCGAATAATTCTTCGGCAAGTCATTTAATAACAAAGCCAATCCTCCTAACACCCATCCATTACCTCTTGCCCAGAATACTTTTTTACCATTGCCTTCTTTTTTATCATTCGCATTACCTCTCCATAAAAACCGGGTATCCCTTGCAAACAAATGCTCTTCTTTATCATACAAAAGTTTATAGGTTTCGGCATAATACTTATCCATTTCTTTCAGAAGAGTAATATCGTTTGTTTGCTGCGCATAAGAAACAATTACCGGAGGAGCCATAAACAATGCATCGCACCACCACCATAAAATATTTTTTTCCTCAGGTTCATTTCCTTCT is part of the Lacibacter sediminis genome and harbors:
- a CDS encoding glycoside hydrolase family 88/105 protein yields the protein MNKVFLIIVICLGLSACKVSQKTLAIDRNATEDAMLKALKWQEANPIMAKSPTDWTNGVYYTGVSKAHQSTNDRTYADALKSMAIKNDWKPWERFYHADDIIISYSYLYLNSIGEPGVKLEPTVNIIKDHLYKPHEWKNAQKEGNEPEEKNILWWWCDALFMAPPVIVSYAQQTNDITLLKEMDKYYAETYKLLYDKEEHLFARDTRFLWRGNANDKKEGNGKKVFWARGNGWVLGGLALLLNDLPKNYSNRPFYENLFKEMSQKIKSIQHEDGLWRTSLLYPESYNHGEVSGSGLYTFALAWGINNGLLSKAEYQPAVLKAWNAMLACQQGSGKVGWVQNIGADPGPATADSWQNYGTGAFLLAGSEVLKL